ATCGTGAAGGAGGCGGGCGAGGAGCTGGCGCAGTTCTTCCTGAACTACAGCGCGAACCTCATCTCCAAGGACCCGTCGCGGGTGCTGGAGAACACCTCCTCGCTGATGCTGATGGGCTACCTCATCCGCACCTACGAGGAGAAGAACAGCCAGGCCAAGCAGGGCAACTTCCAGTCCTACGCCTACGCCTGAGCGGTGCGTGCGCGCGGGCTCGACAGGCCCGGGGAGGCCTGTTAGGCACGCGTCGCCCATGCTCATCGACCTACACGCCCATTCCCATCTGTCCAAGGGGTGCGAACTGGAGCCGCGCGCCGTGCTGGAGCGGGCGGCGATGTTCGGCCTGGACGCGGTGGCGTTCACGGAGACCAACACCCAGGACGGCTGCGACGAGCTCTTCGAGATCGGCGCGAAGTCCAAGGTGAAGGTCTTCGTGGGCCTGGAGCTGGTGACGGACAAGGGCCAGTACCTGTGCTTCTTCCCGAAGCCGGAGCTGGCGCCCGAGCCCGTGCAGATGTGGGGCAGCAACCGGGAGAAGCCCTGGAGCGCCGCCGAGTGCCTTCCCAAGGTGAAGGCCCTGGGCGCGGCCATCGTCGCGGCCCGCCCCTTCGACCGCGACGTGCCCAACCCCGCCATGGACTACGTGCGCTCGCTGTCGGGCGTGCTGTGCGCCGTGGAGGGCTACAACGCCAAGGTGAAGCAGACCGCGAACGACCTGGCCGTGGAGGCCGCGGACGCGCTCAAGCTGCCCTGCGTGGGCGGCAGTGACGCGCGCGGCTCCCTGGACGAGATGGGCCGCGGCGCCACCTTCTTCAAGCGCGACGTGCTCACCCAGGCGCAGCTGGTGGAGGAGCTCCTCAAGGGCGACTACTGGCCGGTGATGGCCGGCGAGCTGCCCCGCCTCACCCGGCCGGGAGAGGCCCAGGCCCAGCGAAAGGGCGGGGGCGGCGGCGGCAAGAAGCAGCACCGCCGCGGCGGCCGGCGCTAAGGCGCGTTACGGAAGGACGGGCTTGCCCGCCTCCTCCGCGCGCACCAGCTTTCCGTCGGTGAGGAACGCCTTGCGGCGCTCCCCGGCGTAGCGCCACTCCTCGTTCTTCGCGGTGCCCTCCAGCGTGCGGCGCACGGACTCCGGAGGCCCCCAGGCCATGCGCACCGCGTCCGCGGGCATGTCCGCCACCAGCTTCTTGGCGCGCACGGCCTCCTTCACCGCCGCGCTGAAGCCGTTGAGCTGCTCCGTCAGCGGGTGGGGCGACAGCGTCTTCTCCAGCTCCGCGCGGAACGCGTCCGGCCGGTCGAGGTTGGGCGGCAGCACCAGCACCACCTGCTCGCCCGCGGGCGCGCCCTCCACCATCACGTACACCCACGGCCAGGTGCGCGGGGAGTAGAGGACGCGCTCGGTGACGACCCACGCGGTGGGGAACTCCACCTTGGTGATGCGCACGCGCGAGCCGGCGGGGAGGGTGGCCTGGATGGGGCCGGGGTTGATGGGCTTGCCCTGGGTGTCGTCCACCAGACGCACGTCCTCCGGCGGGTAGGGCGTGAGCAGCCGCTTGGACGCGTCCCCGAAGAAGGGCGTCAGGTAGGCGGAGACGCGCAGGTACTGGTCCGCGTCCGGGCCGGTGAGGGTCCGGTCCAGCGAGGCGCGATCCTCGGGGGACATGCGGGTGGCGGACGCGCAGCCGGCCGAGGCGACGACGACGGCCAGCAGCGGCACCAGGAGACGGGACGACAGCGAGCGGAAGGAACGCGGCATGGCACCTGGAGGCACGCGGGAAGGAACGCGCGCGCTCTGAGGGTGCCTGCTTAGCCTAGCGGATGGCCTGCGTCAGCGCCGGCGTGTCCGTCGCCGCGAGCTTCCCGTTGCGGCAGCCGCGCTGCGGAGGACACACGGGGCCACGGCCATGCGGGTCCGCGACCAGGAGGAATCGCCCCTGCCCCCGCGCATCCGTCAGCTCCGGATGGCCGCACAGCGCGCAGTGACGGGGGGGACGCTTCGAGGGAGGAAAGGGCACGCGTCAAGTCTGCGGCCTCCCCGCGCCCCCAGCGAATTTTCAGCCGGGGGCGGTGGGACGAAGGCGCGCTACGACTTGTCGCCGGACGCAGGCGCCGGCGCGGCCGCGGGAGCCGCGGCGGCCGGCGCGCTGCTGCTCGTCGTCGACGCGGCGGACGTGGACGGCGATGAAGAGGACGACGATGACGAGCCGCCGCCGTCCTTTTTCGTGGAGCCGTACAGGTCCGAGTACCAGCCGCCTCCCTTGAGGTGGAAGCTGGAGCGGCTGACCTGCTTGCTCAGCGTGCCCTGGGCGCCGCACGCGGTGCACGCGGGGGGCGTCGGGTCCGACATCTTCTGCAGGACGTCGATGGTCTTTCCACAGGCCGAGCAGCCGTACTCGTAGATGGGCATGGGGTGGGTACCTCGTGTCGATGAGTCAGTGCGAAGGGGATTGGGCCTGGGCGGAGAGCTGCTTGCGCAGGCTTTCCGTCAGGTTCAGGCGTTCAAAGGCGCGGGTGACCAGCTCCGCGGGCGCGCCGTGCTTGCGCCCCACGACGTTGGCCAGCGAGTGCAGGTCCGTGGCGTCCGGCAGGGCGTCCTTCGCCAGCCGCTCCAGCTCCTTGCGGAGCGCGTCGGCGAAGCGCTTCTGGATGCCCAGGTCCACCAGGTACTTGTCCCGGCCGAGCAGATCCAGCCGGTGGGTGAGGTGGCCCGTCGCCAGGACCTCGTTGCGGAAGCGCTCGCGCAGCGCCTCCACCTCTTCCTCGAGCTTGAGCGCGTGCACCAGCCGCTGCAGCTCGCTGGGGGACAGGCCCAGCGCCCAGGCCACGCGGCCGGTGGCGCCGCGCTGCGAGGCGTAGGCCGTCTGGATGTTGTGGCGCTCGCGGGCCTCCAGCGTCTCCATGATGCCGTGCTGGCGCAGCACGTTCTCCATGTCCACCTGGGTCAGCTCGCCGCGCGGGCCGTTGTAGCGGTGCTCCAGCGTGCGCAGCAGCGAGTAGCGGTGCTCCGTGGCCTCGATGGCCGCCTCCAGCGTCTCCTTGCCCTCGGCGCGCGTCAGTTCAAAGAACGACAGTCGCTGGGCCTCCACGCGGGTGAAGCGGCCGCGGGGGCGGGGCAGCTCGCGCTTGAGGAAGCGCGGGGCCTCTTCGTCCGGAGCTTGCGGAGCCTGGGGCGCCGCGGCGGCCGGGGTGCCCGCGTCGGCGTCGTCCGCGTCGGTGGTGCGCTTCTTCGGAGCGATGCGCTCCTGGACGGCGGCGGCCTCCGCCTTGGCGCTCTTGCGGCGGCCCGTCTTCGGGTCCGTCTCCTCGGGGGCCGGGGAGGGGGTGGCGAACACGGGCGTGGTGGGAGCGGGCGCGGGGGGCGGCGTCTTCTCCTCGCGCACCTGGGCCAGCTCCTGGACCACGTCGTAGTACCCGCACTCCTGGCGCTGGGCCGCGAGCGACGGCGTCACGCCGCGCAGGATGTCCACCACCGCGAAGGGCCCCAGGGGGGACGTCTCCGGTTCACCGTCCGTGAGGGCCCGGACCCGGAAGTCCTCCTCCTCGGTGAGGAGCGCGAGCGCCTCGCGGACCTGCTGTGCGGGGGCCGGAGCCTTCGCGCGTCGGCAGAAGTCCGACACCGCCACCGCCACCGGGGTGGGTACGTCATCGGGCTGCCGTCTTCTCTGCCAGGGACTGATCATGGAAAGGTTCGGAAAATTGCTCGTTTACGAGGGCGGATGCCTCTATCTTCGCGGCCAGACAGGTGTCAATGAGCCAGTCCGGCCTCAATGTAAACAGCTCACGCGCGGCGCAAGTCGAAGGCGCTCGAGTCCGTGGTAGTCAGCGGGGAAGCAGGCGCTTGCCGGGGCCGGTTGGCGAAATTGTCTTGCGGGAGCAGGCATTCCCACCTCAACACATGGGGTGCTCCAGAGATTGCAGATGACGACCCATCACCACAGCCACTCCCATTCAGAGAAGGACAAGGACGAGGTGCTGGCCCGCTACATGGCCCAGCACGGCCTGAAGAGCACTCGTCAGCGCAGCCTCATCATCGACACGTTCTTCGAGGTGGGAGGCCACCTGTCCGTGGAGGAGCTGTGGAACAAGGTGCGTGAGCAGGACACCAAGGTGTCCGTGGCCACCGTCTACCGGACCATGAAGCTGCTCAACGAGTGCGGCCTGGCCCACGCGCGCAACTTCGGTGACGGGCAGACGCGCTACGAGGCGGCGGCGGGGCGCGAGCACCACGACCACCTCATCTGCACCAGCTGCGGCACCATCGTCGAGTTCGAGAACGACCGCATCGAGACGCTCCAGGACGCGGTGGCGCGCAAGCACGGCTTCACGGTGACGTCGCACAAGATGGAGCTGTACGGCCTGTGCCGGGAGTGCCAGCTGCGGGGTGGCCCTCCGGGGACGGAGGCCTGAGCCGCGTGGGTCCGGTGCGGCGACGCGCGCTCGCGTGCGCGGTGGCGCTGGGTGCGCTGGCTCTGACCGGCGCCTGTGCCCACGGCGGGCCGGTGGACGCCGGGCCCGCGTTCTACCGGGCGCTGTGGCTGCCGTCGGTGGGGCCCGCGCGCTACGACCCCCGGCAGCTCCCGGGCAAGGTGGTGCTGGTGTCCTTCATGGCCACCTGGTGCTTCCCGTGCCTGGCGGACCTGCCCACGCTCAAGCAGTTGCAGGAGACGTACGGTCCCCAGGGCTTCCAGGTCGTCGCGGTGGGCATGGACATCGACGAGGGCAAGGTGCTGGGTCCCTTCGCGGACCACTACGCCTTTCCGTACCCGGTGCTGCTGTCGGACGAGCGGATGCGCGCCGGTGAGAGCGCCTTCGGCCGCATCCGGGCGCTGCCCAGCACGGTGC
This genomic stretch from Corallococcus macrosporus harbors:
- a CDS encoding PHP-associated domain-containing protein; the encoded protein is MLIDLHAHSHLSKGCELEPRAVLERAAMFGLDAVAFTETNTQDGCDELFEIGAKSKVKVFVGLELVTDKGQYLCFFPKPELAPEPVQMWGSNREKPWSAAECLPKVKALGAAIVAARPFDRDVPNPAMDYVRSLSGVLCAVEGYNAKVKQTANDLAVEAADALKLPCVGGSDARGSLDEMGRGATFFKRDVLTQAQLVEELLKGDYWPVMAGELPRLTRPGEAQAQRKGGGGGGKKQHRRGGRR
- a CDS encoding redoxin family protein; its protein translation is MGPVRRRALACAVALGALALTGACAHGGPVDAGPAFYRALWLPSVGPARYDPRQLPGKVVLVSFMATWCFPCLADLPTLKQLQETYGPQGFQVVAVGMDIDEGKVLGPFADHYAFPYPVLLSDERMRAGESAFGRIRALPSTVLLDKHGRAVAAWQGVEGQSDVAKAIEKLLKAD
- a CDS encoding Fur family transcriptional regulator, producing the protein MTTHHHSHSHSEKDKDEVLARYMAQHGLKSTRQRSLIIDTFFEVGGHLSVEELWNKVREQDTKVSVATVYRTMKLLNECGLAHARNFGDGQTRYEAAAGREHHDHLICTSCGTIVEFENDRIETLQDAVARKHGFTVTSHKMELYGLCRECQLRGGPPGTEA
- a CDS encoding FmdB family zinc ribbon protein translates to MPIYEYGCSACGKTIDVLQKMSDPTPPACTACGAQGTLSKQVSRSSFHLKGGGWYSDLYGSTKKDGGGSSSSSSSSPSTSAASTTSSSAPAAAAPAAAPAPASGDKS